A region of Nitrospinota bacterium DNA encodes the following proteins:
- a CDS encoding FAD-dependent oxidoreductase, which translates to MAGKEILILGSSFGGYHAATRLAKILGGRHSITVVSKDDHFTFTPSLPWVAMGWRDATRIQIPLPGLFARKGVGFSQDTIVRLEPENRIAKGIKGDYRYDYLLIATGSELDFGVAPGMGPEGGNSYSIFSVDQALQAGSALEAAIAKGSGSLVFGNAQGASCLGPAYEMAMLTDTLLRRKGIRSRFNISFFTNEPFLGHFGVGGFGGLTRALEDEFADREISWKSNVSLSKVTEETVDLSDGPQFGNDFSLIIPPFFGSHAYMGVEGLANPRGFVLANNDLSNPKYPEIYSAGVALAIPPLKTPVPTGVPKTGQMTERMARVAADNIVADITGALKKDGKNFSVTCVADAGDKAFFIAADPLLAPRNRLVYKKGRIFHLMKLVFERYYVQSIRMGLPVLDVGV; encoded by the coding sequence ATGGCTGGCAAGGAAATCCTTATTCTCGGCTCCTCATTCGGGGGCTATCACGCCGCCACCCGGCTGGCCAAAATACTGGGAGGCCGCCATTCCATAACGGTGGTCTCCAAAGATGACCATTTCACCTTTACCCCGTCACTACCCTGGGTGGCCATGGGCTGGCGCGACGCCACCCGCATTCAAATACCCCTGCCGGGGCTTTTCGCGCGGAAGGGGGTGGGTTTTTCCCAGGACACCATAGTTCGGCTGGAGCCGGAAAACAGGATAGCCAAGGGGATTAAGGGTGACTACCGTTACGATTACCTGCTTATCGCCACAGGGTCGGAACTGGATTTCGGAGTCGCGCCGGGCATGGGGCCGGAGGGGGGGAACAGTTACTCTATTTTCTCGGTTGACCAGGCGTTGCAGGCGGGAAGCGCCCTGGAGGCGGCCATCGCAAAAGGCTCGGGCTCGCTGGTTTTCGGCAACGCCCAAGGCGCCTCGTGCCTCGGCCCAGCCTACGAAATGGCCATGCTCACGGACACCCTGTTGCGGCGCAAAGGCATAAGGAGCCGGTTCAACATATCTTTCTTCACCAACGAGCCGTTCCTGGGCCATTTTGGCGTGGGCGGATTTGGCGGCCTTACACGGGCGCTGGAGGATGAATTCGCGGACAGGGAGATTTCCTGGAAATCCAATGTTTCATTGTCCAAGGTAACCGAGGAGACGGTTGATCTTTCCGATGGCCCACAGTTCGGGAACGATTTCTCGCTAATCATCCCGCCGTTCTTCGGGAGCCACGCCTATATGGGGGTGGAAGGGTTGGCCAATCCGCGGGGATTCGTTCTGGCCAATAACGACCTTTCGAACCCTAAATACCCGGAGATATACTCCGCCGGGGTGGCGCTGGCCATCCCGCCATTGAAAACACCGGTGCCTACCGGCGTCCCGAAAACAGGCCAGATGACCGAGCGGATGGCGCGTGTGGCGGCGGACAATATTGTGGCGGACATAACTGGCGCTCTGAAAAAGGATGGCAAGAATTTTTCCGTGACATGCGTGGCCGACGCGGGCGACAAGGCCTTTTTTATCGCCGCAGACCCGCTATTGGCGCCAAGGAACAGGCTGGTTTATAAAAAGGGCAGGATATTCCATTTGATGAAGCTGGTGTTCGAACGCTATTACGTGCAGTCCATCCGCATGGGCCTTCCGGTATTGGATGTGGGTGTGTAA
- a CDS encoding DsrE family protein: MESKSLLVVISSAPYAGSDAAWNAIRLAETALKNGSVTRVFLINEAVDAGRDALTPPDGAFDLCDMLVDLAAKGAEIKYCKTCIDRCGVGEGEMASSLKVGSMGELNRWIMDSDRVVTF; encoded by the coding sequence ATGGAATCCAAATCTTTGCTGGTGGTAATTAGTAGCGCTCCATACGCAGGATCCGACGCGGCGTGGAACGCCATAAGGCTCGCGGAGACGGCCTTGAAAAACGGCTCGGTGACGAGGGTATTCCTCATCAACGAGGCGGTTGACGCGGGGAGGGATGCTTTAACCCCTCCAGACGGCGCTTTCGATCTGTGCGACATGCTAGTGGATCTGGCCGCGAAAGGGGCGGAAATAAAATACTGCAAGACCTGCATAGACCGGTGCGGCGTTGGGGAGGGCGAAATGGCCTCATCGTTAAAAGTGGGTTCAATGGGCGAGTTGAACCGGTGGATCATGGACAGTGACCGGGTGGTAACTTTTTAA
- a CDS encoding VTT domain-containing protein encodes MNRNFIRTLVAAMVIVAIVVAILNRESLDPGQLAPLLEEAGIWGPVIFVALYAAMTPLMIPGSALTIMGGALFGPVWGTILNLTGATLGATLAFIVSRFVAGEWVQRRLGSGVLKRMYDGVEVEGWWFVAFIRLVPVFPFNVMNYALGLTKIGLAQYVIASFVFMAPASFAYTYLGYAGNEALAGGEGAVRHGLVAAALVAAMFVLPRLVKRAREAKLFTPAQELKRMIESGGNPYVVDVRSVAEFVEGHLPGAVNIPLPELETRIGEIKSGARVYLICGTDRRSSSARERLIKEGLDAVVTQGGVTFWKKQGWPLEK; translated from the coding sequence TTGAACAGGAATTTTATCAGGACCTTGGTCGCCGCCATGGTGATCGTGGCTATCGTCGTGGCGATTTTGAACCGGGAATCGCTGGATCCGGGCCAGCTTGCGCCCTTGCTGGAAGAAGCTGGCATTTGGGGGCCTGTGATTTTCGTGGCGCTCTACGCCGCGATGACCCCGCTAATGATCCCCGGATCGGCCCTCACCATCATGGGCGGAGCGCTTTTCGGCCCGGTGTGGGGCACGATTCTAAACCTCACAGGGGCCACGCTGGGCGCCACGCTGGCCTTCATTGTTTCAAGGTTCGTGGCGGGCGAATGGGTACAACGCCGGTTGGGATCCGGCGTGTTGAAAAGGATGTACGACGGCGTGGAGGTGGAAGGATGGTGGTTTGTGGCCTTCATACGGCTTGTGCCGGTATTCCCCTTCAATGTGATGAACTACGCCCTGGGCCTTACAAAGATAGGCCTGGCGCAATACGTTATAGCCTCCTTTGTCTTCATGGCGCCCGCAAGCTTCGCCTACACCTATTTAGGCTACGCGGGTAATGAAGCGCTGGCCGGAGGGGAAGGGGCCGTCCGGCACGGCCTAGTGGCGGCGGCGCTGGTGGCGGCCATGTTCGTTCTACCAAGGCTGGTGAAAAGGGCCCGGGAGGCGAAGCTATTCACCCCGGCGCAAGAGCTGAAACGGATGATCGAGTCCGGCGGGAATCCTTACGTGGTGGATGTAAGGAGCGTAGCGGAATTTGTGGAGGGTCATCTGCCCGGCGCCGTGAACATCCCATTGCCGGAGCTGGAGACCAGGATTGGGGAGATAAAAAGCGGAGCCAGGGTCTATTTGATCTGCGGGACAGATCGCCGTTCCTCTTCCGCCAGGGAGCGGCTGATAAAAGAGGGGCTCGACGCTGTGGTGACGCAAGGGGGGGTGACCTTTTGGAAAAAACAGGGATGGCCCCTGGAAAAATAA
- a CDS encoding sterol desaturase family protein — protein sequence MAWEAAVRLSFFFGVFGAVAMWELAAPRRALTTPKAARWLSNLGLVALNTLLLRLIFPAAAVGLAFTVQDRAWGLLNNVDLPFWIETLGAVVFLDMAIYFQHVLFHAAPSLWRLHRMHHADLDYDVTTGARFHPIEIILSMLIKFGVVTAIGASPGSVLIFEVLLNATAMFNHGNIRIPERVDAVLRLFVVTPDMHRVHHSVEPREANSNFGFNLPWWDRLFGTYLPQPAKGHLGMVIGIKEFRGPRDNRLDRMLIQPFVSPGSGYAINR from the coding sequence ATGGCGTGGGAGGCCGCCGTAAGGCTATCGTTTTTCTTCGGGGTTTTCGGGGCGGTGGCCATGTGGGAGCTTGCGGCGCCCAGGAGAGCGCTGACAACACCCAAGGCGGCCCGGTGGCTTTCGAACCTGGGGCTGGTGGCGTTGAACACCCTCCTGCTCAGGCTTATCTTCCCGGCGGCTGCGGTGGGGCTGGCCTTCACCGTTCAAGACAGGGCATGGGGCCTGTTAAACAACGTTGACCTCCCCTTCTGGATTGAAACCCTGGGCGCCGTGGTCTTTCTGGACATGGCCATATATTTTCAGCATGTTCTGTTCCACGCGGCTCCATCCCTTTGGCGTCTGCACCGGATGCATCACGCCGACCTGGATTATGACGTTACCACCGGCGCTCGGTTCCACCCGATAGAGATAATCTTGTCCATGCTAATAAAATTCGGTGTGGTGACGGCCATCGGCGCAAGCCCGGGATCGGTGCTGATATTCGAGGTTTTGCTCAACGCCACCGCCATGTTCAACCATGGCAACATCCGCATCCCGGAAAGGGTGGACGCTGTTTTGCGTCTTTTCGTGGTGACCCCGGACATGCACAGGGTCCATCATTCGGTGGAGCCCCGGGAGGCCAACAGCAATTTCGGTTTCAACCTGCCCTGGTGGGACAGGCTTTTCGGCACATACCTCCCCCAGCCCGCCAAGGGGCACCTGGGGATGGTTATAGGAATAAAAGAGTTCCGCGGCCCGAGAGATAACCGGCTGGACAGGATGCTCATCCAGCCATTCGTCTCACCCGGAAGCGGTTACGCCATCAACAGATAG
- a CDS encoding metalloregulator ArsR/SmtB family transcription factor — protein MSSVSRKGEIYAHLANAGKALAHGARLELLEYMSQGERSVEELAELSGMPVANVSQHLQKLGRAGMAVSRKEGQRVYYSISGMEVVALLSALRSVAEKNLAEIRGVVDRYLKVKDSLEPVRARELLKLAKKGSVTVIDVRPPEEYVQGHLAGAVNVPLKELEWRLKDIPKAGEVVAYCRGPYCVMAFEAVVALRKKGYRARRLADGFPEWKQAGLPVAAGTGKS, from the coding sequence ATGTCAAGCGTAAGCCGTAAAGGCGAGATTTACGCCCATTTGGCCAATGCGGGCAAGGCGCTGGCGCACGGGGCCAGGCTGGAGCTTTTGGAGTACATGTCACAGGGGGAACGAAGCGTAGAGGAGCTGGCGGAGCTTTCAGGCATGCCGGTGGCCAACGTCTCCCAGCATCTGCAAAAACTGGGCAGGGCCGGAATGGCCGTTTCCCGCAAGGAGGGGCAGAGGGTGTATTACTCCATATCCGGCATGGAGGTGGTGGCCCTGCTTTCGGCGCTACGGAGCGTGGCGGAGAAGAACCTGGCGGAAATTCGTGGAGTGGTGGACAGATACCTGAAAGTCAAAGACAGCCTGGAGCCTGTTCGCGCCCGGGAGCTTTTGAAGCTGGCCAAAAAAGGTTCCGTGACGGTGATAGACGTTCGCCCCCCCGAGGAGTACGTTCAGGGGCATCTGGCCGGGGCCGTGAATGTGCCGCTAAAGGAGCTGGAGTGGCGGTTGAAGGATATTCCCAAGGCGGGCGAAGTGGTTGCGTATTGCCGGGGGCCTTACTGCGTTATGGCTTTTGAGGCAGTGGTCGCGCTTCGCAAAAAGGGGTATAGGGCGCGAAGGCTGGCTGATGGATTTCCAGAGTGGAAGCAGGCGGGCCTGCCGGTGGCCGCCGGGACCGGAAAAAGCTGA
- a CDS encoding diguanylate cyclase, translating to MDENIRQTGARHMKEIQGINKNLTEKALKMRCNAYLAEVKADLLTKTIYLMKGSKAALRKEVDRRTMLAIQLQEERNFVSGILDTVGALVAVLDPAGRILRMNRAFSDTTGYTPEDLDRHKFQELSWSDDDKDEAQDALRQVIHEGKNVSFWHYIRTSAHERRYIEWSLAALFRSETAPLHIIVTGIDRTQRKQAEDRLKMTATVFDNAIEGIMITDANGVIQTVNPAFTAVTGYDQADVIGRTPRVLRSGAHGPEFYQAMWEEMKNTGQWQGEIWNRRKNGEVYPEWLSLAAIKDDSGLVTNYIGVFNDIAERKQKEETIRFLAYHDALTGLPNRQMFFERLSLELAHAKRDGEMLAVFFLDLDKLKHVNDSHGHDVGDKLIQEAAIRLKHSLRESDTVSRIAGDEFMALIPRMKKGEEPEFIAEKILAALKSPVEIGGIPLSLSASIGISIYPSHGGDPEELVKFADDAMYAAKRAGGGRLVLYSHQMADNG from the coding sequence ATGGACGAGAACATCAGGCAGACCGGCGCAAGGCACATGAAGGAAATACAGGGGATCAACAAGAACCTCACCGAAAAAGCGCTGAAGATGCGGTGCAACGCATATTTGGCGGAGGTTAAAGCCGATTTGCTCACCAAGACCATTTACCTTATGAAAGGGAGCAAGGCGGCGCTCCGCAAGGAGGTGGACCGCCGCACCATGCTGGCCATACAGTTGCAGGAAGAACGCAACTTTGTATCGGGCATCCTGGACACGGTTGGCGCCCTTGTGGCCGTTCTGGATCCCGCTGGCCGGATATTGAGGATGAACCGGGCTTTCTCCGACACCACCGGATACACCCCGGAAGACCTGGACCGTCATAAATTCCAGGAGCTTTCCTGGAGCGATGACGACAAAGATGAGGCGCAGGATGCGCTCCGCCAGGTAATCCACGAAGGTAAAAACGTAAGCTTCTGGCACTATATAAGGACCAGCGCCCATGAGCGGCGATATATCGAATGGTCCCTGGCGGCGCTCTTTAGGAGTGAAACCGCCCCCCTGCACATCATCGTCACCGGGATAGACCGGACACAGCGAAAACAAGCCGAAGACAGGCTGAAAATGACCGCCACGGTGTTCGATAACGCCATCGAGGGGATCATGATCACCGACGCCAACGGGGTTATACAAACGGTAAATCCCGCGTTCACGGCCGTTACGGGATACGATCAGGCGGATGTGATTGGCCGCACCCCCAGGGTTCTCAGGTCCGGAGCCCATGGGCCCGAGTTCTACCAGGCGATGTGGGAGGAAATGAAAAACACCGGGCAATGGCAGGGGGAAATATGGAACCGCCGCAAGAACGGGGAGGTTTACCCCGAGTGGCTATCCCTGGCGGCCATTAAAGACGATTCTGGCCTGGTGACAAACTACATAGGCGTGTTCAACGACATCGCCGAGCGCAAACAGAAAGAGGAAACTATCAGGTTCCTGGCCTATCACGACGCGCTTACGGGGCTTCCGAACCGGCAAATGTTCTTCGAGCGTCTCTCGCTGGAGCTGGCCCACGCCAAACGGGACGGAGAGATGCTGGCGGTGTTTTTCCTGGATCTGGACAAACTAAAGCATGTCAACGACAGCCATGGCCACGATGTGGGGGACAAGCTTATCCAGGAGGCGGCCATACGGCTGAAACACTCGCTCCGGGAGTCCGACACCGTGTCGCGCATCGCGGGGGACGAGTTTATGGCGCTCATCCCCCGGATGAAAAAAGGGGAAGAGCCGGAATTTATAGCGGAAAAGATACTGGCGGCCCTCAAGAGCCCCGTGGAGATCGGCGGCATCCCCCTTTCGCTTTCGGCCAGCATAGGAATAAGCATCTATCCGTCCCATGGCGGCGATCCTGAGGAGCTGGTGAAGTTCGCCGACGACGCCATGTACGCGGCTAAAAGGGCAGGTGGCGGAAGGCTGGTCCTATACTCCCATCAAATGGCCGACAACGGATAA
- a CDS encoding MBL fold metallo-hydrolase: protein MALKLDYDNAISITRDIYWVGFYDREANLHCNPYVLIDDEDIILIDPGSIPHFSVVMRKVIDLVDPESITYVVAHHQDPDVAGNLAVVEEVINSASLQIVAHSNTVRLLRHYGLRSGFYAVDKNGYKLQLKSGRTLDFIFTPYLHAPGAIVTYDSQTKTLFTSDIFGAISQDWSLFANGDFLSPMERWHELYMPSSAILRPCMEMLEKMDIERILPQHGSVLEGENVRKAIGRLKNLKCGVDLV, encoded by the coding sequence ATGGCTTTAAAACTCGATTACGATAACGCTATTTCCATAACACGGGACATCTATTGGGTCGGGTTCTACGACAGGGAAGCCAACCTCCACTGCAACCCGTATGTGCTTATCGACGATGAGGACATAATTCTCATAGATCCGGGCTCCATCCCCCACTTCTCCGTGGTGATGCGAAAGGTCATAGACCTTGTGGACCCGGAGAGCATCACCTACGTGGTGGCCCATCATCAGGATCCCGACGTGGCTGGCAACCTGGCGGTGGTGGAGGAGGTAATAAACAGCGCAAGCCTCCAGATAGTGGCCCACTCCAACACGGTGCGCCTTCTCAGGCATTACGGCTTGCGGTCCGGGTTTTACGCGGTGGACAAAAACGGCTACAAACTCCAGCTGAAAAGCGGACGGACACTGGATTTTATCTTCACCCCGTACCTGCACGCGCCCGGCGCCATAGTCACTTACGACAGCCAGACCAAGACTTTGTTCACTTCAGACATTTTCGGGGCCATATCGCAGGACTGGAGCCTGTTCGCCAACGGGGATTTCCTTTCCCCCATGGAGCGGTGGCACGAGCTTTACATGCCAAGCTCCGCCATTTTGCGCCCATGCATGGAGATGCTGGAGAAGATGGATATAGAAAGGATACTTCCCCAGCACGGCTCGGTGCTGGAGGGGGAGAATGTCCGGAAAGCCATCGGCCGGCTGAAAAACTTGAAATGCGGGGTGGACCTGGTTTAA
- a CDS encoding DegV family EDD domain-containing protein yields MTKDTLDGQRFRELFIAGARRVSESRDYLNSINVFPVPDGDTGTNMAHTLTKAAEALEGSDGDSLSQVLRTLSQKLRMDAKGNSGIILSEFFHGMFLKLKEEESVRPGGFIEAMDHGKQAAYAALTNPKEGTILTTIRKAVDRLKEAQTDIEDMRVTIEKLVESARHSVDETTGEMELLRENKVVDSGAHGFLLFWEGALNYMKGEWGAALKPIRRVFARAKPEDIKFRYCVEGLVSGGGFVRSDISGQLSSLGDSVIVTCDSGLLKIHVHTNDPPKVFSYLGGLGQLIKTKVDDMVAQSGQLAGAERALKAIGMLTDSTCDLDLALLEELGVEMAPLQVMFGDESFRDRMDITADEFYHRLRRDGSLPRTSLPAPGDFIRALEHLIPHCDKVLAIYISSTLSGAYQAGKRLGDEFGGGKVISYDSGHVSLGLGMMVVEAARMAESGAAVTDILSRLDGIKGKLSTFFTVDTLEYLSKNGRIGTAKKVIGYAFGVKPILEYKDGKATSCRSALGRKAMMKKLVELLEERASRPGFEGRVAVAWSDDMDSRDQVIAIIKERLGVESPLTGRVSPVLGSHVGPGALGVFCF; encoded by the coding sequence ATGACCAAGGATACGCTGGACGGACAAAGGTTCCGGGAGCTTTTCATTGCGGGGGCGCGGCGGGTTTCCGAGTCCCGCGACTACCTCAACAGCATTAACGTGTTCCCCGTGCCCGATGGCGACACGGGCACGAACATGGCCCACACCCTCACAAAAGCCGCCGAGGCGCTGGAGGGCTCCGATGGCGATTCCTTAAGCCAGGTGCTTCGCACGCTATCCCAAAAACTTCGTATGGACGCCAAGGGTAACTCCGGCATCATACTTTCGGAATTCTTCCACGGCATGTTTTTGAAGCTAAAAGAGGAGGAGTCTGTCCGCCCCGGCGGGTTCATTGAAGCGATGGACCATGGCAAACAGGCGGCCTACGCGGCCCTTACAAACCCGAAGGAGGGCACCATCCTCACCACCATCCGCAAGGCTGTGGACAGGCTCAAAGAAGCCCAGACGGATATCGAGGACATGCGGGTGACCATAGAGAAACTGGTGGAAAGCGCCCGCCACTCGGTGGACGAGACCACCGGGGAGATGGAGCTACTCCGGGAGAACAAAGTGGTGGATTCCGGCGCCCATGGGTTCCTGCTGTTCTGGGAAGGGGCGTTAAACTACATGAAGGGGGAATGGGGCGCGGCGTTAAAACCTATCAGGCGCGTATTCGCCCGCGCCAAGCCGGAGGATATCAAGTTCCGTTATTGCGTGGAGGGGCTTGTAAGCGGCGGCGGATTCGTAAGGAGCGACATAAGCGGCCAGTTGTCTTCCCTGGGGGACTCGGTGATAGTAACCTGCGACAGCGGCCTGCTGAAAATACATGTGCACACCAACGACCCGCCCAAAGTGTTCAGTTACCTCGGCGGCCTGGGCCAGCTTATAAAGACCAAGGTGGACGACATGGTGGCCCAAAGCGGCCAGCTGGCGGGGGCGGAACGGGCGCTCAAGGCCATCGGGATGCTCACCGACTCCACCTGCGACTTGGACCTGGCTCTGCTCGAAGAGCTGGGCGTGGAGATGGCGCCGCTCCAGGTGATGTTCGGCGACGAGTCTTTCCGCGACAGGATGGACATCACCGCCGACGAGTTCTATCACCGCCTTCGGCGGGACGGATCTTTACCCCGCACCAGCCTTCCGGCCCCGGGCGATTTCATCCGGGCGCTGGAGCACCTCATCCCCCATTGCGACAAGGTCCTGGCCATCTACATATCCTCCACCCTCTCCGGCGCCTACCAGGCCGGGAAAAGGCTTGGGGACGAGTTCGGCGGCGGAAAGGTTATAAGTTACGATTCGGGCCATGTTTCGCTGGGACTGGGGATGATGGTTGTGGAAGCCGCCCGCATGGCGGAAAGCGGAGCCGCGGTTACGGACATTCTGTCGCGGCTGGATGGGATAAAAGGGAAACTCTCCACCTTCTTCACGGTGGACACGCTGGAATATCTCTCCAAAAACGGGCGTATTGGAACCGCCAAGAAGGTAATAGGCTATGCTTTCGGGGTGAAACCCATCCTTGAATACAAGGATGGAAAGGCAACGTCATGCCGGTCGGCACTGGGCAGGAAGGCGATGATGAAAAAACTGGTGGAACTGCTGGAGGAACGCGCCTCCCGGCCCGGCTTTGAAGGGCGCGTGGCCGTCGCCTGGTCGGACGACATGGACAGCCGGGACCAGGTTATCGCCATTATAAAAGAACGGCTGGGGGTGGAATCTCCCCTCACCGGCCGGGTCTCGCCGGTGTTAGGCTCCCATGTTGGACCGGGGGCTCTTGGGGTGTTCTGTTTTTAG
- a CDS encoding B12-binding domain-containing radical SAM protein, with translation MRVLFVYTDINVKGGAKSYHFGLGILSSVLKKAGHQTQLRYMFDQWDPEGLLKHISDFKPDIVGYTTDSSQVRHVKKLAAMVRPTGVFQIAGGTHPSLYPQFLENAEGLDAICVGEGETVILKVVEALEKGGDYRTIPGVWARNSDGSLIKNPPGYFIHELDQIPFGDRDMFDYQKIVDSDYDRATFMLSRGCPYNCNYCGSPAMGRLQEGKYVRFRSVENGIAEIKDVVTRFKVKNIFFADDVFTIDRKYVKDFCDAYTREIDLPFEVTTRVESANYDTFKNLADAGCTRVAMGVESGSEELRRKVLNRKMTNGKIVQAFADARKAGLKTKSYNIVGFPHETRQMHMDTVEVNRRIEPDSLVCYIFNPYPGTALHRISIEAGFLSPDFLDEDFISRTDTPLTMPQFTREDILDCYRNFAFNVYREKSLKKALIYKMYYSRHGERLIRMMDKLKKPIRKLAMGV, from the coding sequence ATGAGAGTTTTGTTTGTCTATACCGACATAAACGTGAAGGGCGGGGCCAAAAGCTACCATTTCGGCCTGGGCATCCTATCGTCGGTGTTGAAGAAAGCGGGCCACCAGACCCAGTTGCGCTATATGTTCGACCAGTGGGATCCGGAAGGGCTCCTCAAACATATAAGCGATTTCAAGCCGGACATCGTAGGCTACACCACCGATTCCTCACAAGTGCGCCATGTGAAAAAACTGGCCGCCATGGTGAGGCCCACGGGAGTGTTCCAAATAGCGGGCGGAACCCACCCCTCCTTATATCCCCAGTTCCTGGAAAACGCCGAGGGGCTGGACGCCATATGCGTGGGCGAGGGGGAAACGGTAATTTTAAAAGTTGTGGAAGCTCTGGAGAAGGGGGGGGATTACAGGACCATCCCCGGCGTGTGGGCGCGAAACAGCGACGGGTCGCTCATAAAAAACCCTCCGGGCTATTTCATCCACGAACTGGACCAGATACCATTCGGCGACCGGGACATGTTCGACTACCAGAAGATAGTGGACTCGGATTACGACCGGGCCACCTTCATGCTCTCCCGCGGTTGCCCCTATAACTGCAACTATTGCGGAAGCCCCGCCATGGGCAGGTTGCAGGAGGGCAAATACGTGCGGTTCAGGAGCGTGGAGAACGGCATCGCCGAGATAAAGGACGTTGTGACCCGGTTCAAGGTGAAAAACATCTTCTTCGCCGATGACGTGTTCACCATAGACAGAAAGTACGTTAAAGACTTCTGCGACGCGTACACAAGGGAGATAGACCTGCCTTTCGAGGTGACCACCAGGGTTGAAAGCGCCAATTACGACACTTTCAAAAACCTGGCCGACGCCGGATGCACAAGGGTGGCCATGGGGGTGGAGTCGGGCAGTGAGGAATTGCGCAGAAAAGTGCTGAACCGCAAGATGACCAACGGGAAAATTGTGCAGGCTTTCGCCGACGCCAGGAAGGCCGGGTTGAAGACCAAGTCTTACAACATCGTGGGTTTCCCGCATGAAACCCGCCAGATGCATATGGACACCGTGGAGGTGAACCGCAGGATAGAGCCGGACAGCCTTGTATGTTACATATTCAACCCTTACCCGGGCACCGCCCTTCACCGCATATCCATCGAGGCCGGTTTCCTGAGCCCGGATTTTCTGGACGAGGATTTCATCTCCAGGACCGACACGCCGCTTACCATGCCCCAGTTCACCCGGGAGGACATCCTGGACTGCTACAGGAACTTCGCCTTCAACGTGTACCGGGAGAAGTCGCTTAAAAAAGCGCTCATCTACAAGATGTACTACTCGCGCCACGGCGAGCGGCTTATAAGGATGATGGACAAGCTTAAAAAACCTATCAGAAAACTGGCCATGGGGGTGTGA
- a CDS encoding acyltransferase: protein MDPSDKLNIQIQHEYRGKGKSRLEQYQDLVVGSRSIWFLMKFELITLLFSRIPGALGLILRKIFYPFIVNKVGHGVVFGVDVSLRHPQKLTIGERAIIDDGVLLDAKGADNNGISLGANSYIGRGTVLSCKEGDIVIGDYANISTWCNISSNSKIIIGEKTLLGPYVSIFATRHNFDRLDEAILDQAWSSKGITLGANCWLGAKVTVLDGVTVGDNTVVGAGAVINADLPPNVVAVGMPARVVRERK, encoded by the coding sequence ATGGATCCCTCCGATAAGCTGAACATACAGATTCAGCACGAGTACCGGGGCAAAGGCAAGTCGCGCCTTGAACAGTACCAGGACCTGGTGGTGGGTAGCCGCTCCATATGGTTCCTCATGAAGTTCGAGCTTATTACCCTGCTTTTTTCCCGGATTCCCGGGGCGTTGGGGCTCATCCTGCGAAAAATATTCTATCCCTTCATTGTTAATAAAGTGGGGCATGGGGTGGTGTTCGGTGTGGACGTGTCCCTGCGGCATCCTCAAAAGCTTACAATTGGCGAACGGGCCATTATAGACGATGGCGTTCTTCTGGACGCCAAGGGGGCAGATAACAACGGCATCAGCCTGGGCGCCAACAGCTACATAGGCCGGGGCACGGTGTTAAGTTGCAAGGAGGGGGATATTGTAATAGGCGACTACGCCAACATATCCACATGGTGCAACATCTCGTCCAACTCCAAAATAATAATAGGCGAGAAAACCCTGCTGGGGCCTTATGTTTCCATCTTCGCCACCAGGCACAATTTCGACCGGCTGGACGAGGCCATACTGGACCAGGCATGGTCCAGCAAGGGTATAACCCTGGGCGCCAACTGCTGGCTTGGGGCCAAGGTGACGGTGCTGGATGGGGTCACTGTGGGGGACAACACCGTGGTGGGCGCCGGGGCGGTGATTAACGCCGATCTGCCGCCAAACGTGGTGGCCGTGGGAATGCCCGCCAGGGTTGTACGGGAAAGGAAATGA